In Vicugna pacos chromosome 10, VicPac4, whole genome shotgun sequence, the following proteins share a genomic window:
- the SMPD1 gene encoding sphingomyelin phosphodiesterase, which translates to MPRQGVSPGQGRPRSGREQGPDRSLGAPSLRLLWMSLAMALALSDSLVLWVPAGAHPLPAKGYPTKSSRIAPQLREAFGWWNLTCPACKALFTAIDFGLRKEPSVAWVGSVAIKLCKLLKIAPPAVCQSAVQLFEDDMVEVWTRSVLSPSEACGLLLGSSCGHWDIFSSWNISLPTVPKPFPQPPKPPAPGAPVSRVLFLTDLHWDHDYLEGTDPDCENPLCCRRDSGLPPASRPGAGYWGEYSKCDLPLRTLESLLSGLGPAGPFDMVYWTGDIPAHNVWHQSRQDQLRALTTVTALVKKFLGPVPVYPAVGNHESTPVNGFPPPFIEGNQSSRWLYEAMAKAWEPWLPAEALHTLRIGGFYALSPRPGLRLISLNMNFCSRENFWLLINSTDPAGQLQWLVGELQAAEDRGDKVHIIGHIPPGHCLKSWSWNYYRIVNRYENTLAGQFFGHTHVDEFEVFYDEETLSRPLSVAFLAPSATTYISLNPGYRVYQIDGNYSGSSHVVLDHETYILNLTQANEPGATPHWQLLYKARETYGLPNALPAAWHDLVYRMRSDMRLFQTFWFLYHKGHPPSEPCGTPCRLATLCAQLSARSDSPALCRHLVPDASAPDVQSLWPRPLFC; encoded by the exons ATGCCCCGCCAAGGAGTGTCTCCGGGCCAGGGCCGCCCCAGGTCGGGCCGGGAGCAAGGACCGGACAGGTCCTTGGGGGCCCCCAGCCTGAGGCTCCTGTGGATGAGCCTGGCCATGGCGCTGGCCCTGTCCGACTCCCTGGTTCTCTGGGTCCCAGCCGGGGCCCACCCTCTTCCCGCCAAAGGCTATCCCACCAAATCCAGTCGCATAGCGCCCCAGCTCCGAGAAGCCTTTGGGTGGTGGAACCTCACCTGCCCAGCCTGCAAAGCCCTGTTCACCGCCATCGACTTCGGGCTGCGG AAAGAGCCCAGTGTGGCTTGGGTGGGCTCTGTGGCCATCAAGCTGTGCAAGCTGCTGAAAATAGCACCGCCCGCTGTATGCCAGTCAGCTGTCCAGCTCTTCGAGGACGACATGGTGGAGGTGTGGACACGCTCAGTGCTGAGCCCGTCTGAGGCCTGTGGCCTGCTCCTGGGATCCTCCTGTGGGCACTGGGACATCTTCTCATCTTGGAACATCTCTTTGCCAACTGTGCCAAAGCCGTTCCCCCAGCCTCccaagcccccagccccaggcgccCCTGTCAGCCGCGTCCTCTTCCTCACTGACCTGCACTGGGATCATGACTACCTGGAGGGCACCGACCCTGACTGTGAGAACCCACTGTGTTGCCGCCGGGACTCTGGCCTGCCGCCTGCTTCCCGGCCAGGTGCTGGATACTGGGGCGAGTACAGCAAGTGTGACCTGCCCCTGCGAACCCTGGAGAGCCTGCTGAGCGGGCTCGGCCCTGCCGGCCCTTTTGATATGGTGTACTGGACGGGAGACATCCCTGCCCACAATGTCTGGCACCAGTCTCGTCAGGACCAGCTGCGGGCCCTGACCACCGTCACAGCCCTTGTCAAGAAGTTCTTAGGGCCAGTGCCAGTGTACCCTGCCGTGGGCAACCATGAGAGCACACCCGTCAATGGCTTCCCTCCCCCCTTCATAGAGGGCAACCAGTCTTCCAGATGGCTCTATGAGGCGATGGCCAAGGCATGGGAGCCCTGGCTGCCTGCTGAAGCCCTTCACACCCTCAG AATTGGGGGGTTCTATGCCCTTTCCCCACGCCCTGGCCTCCGCCTCATCTCTCTCAATATGAACTTTTGTTCCCGTGAGAACTTCTGGCTCTTGATCAACTCCACAGATCCTGCTGGACAGCTCCAGTGGCTCGTGGGGGAGCTTCAGGCCGCTGAGGATCGAGGAGACAAA GTGCATATAATTGGCCACATTCCCCCAGGGCACTGCCTGAAGAGCTGGAGCTGGAATTATTACCGAATTGTAAACAG GTATGAGAACACCTTGGCTGGTCAGTTCTTTGGTCACACCCACGTGGATGAGTTTGAGGTTTTCTATGACGAAGAGACCCTAAGCCGGCCACTATCTGTAGCCTTCCTGGCACCCAGTGCCACCACCTACATCAGCCTTAATCCTG GTTACCGCGTCTACCAAATAGATGGCAACTACTCGGGGAGCTCTCACGTGGTCCTGGACCATGAGACCTACATCCTGAACCTGACGCAGGCGAATGAGCCCGGAGCCACGCCGCACTGGCAGCTCCTCTACAAGGCTCGGGAAACCTATGGGCTGCCCAACGCGCTGCCTGCCGCCTGGCACGACCTAGTGTACCGTATGCGGAGCGACATGCGACTTTTCCAGACCTTCTGGTTTCTCTACCATAAGGGCCACCCGCCCTCAGAGCCCTGTGGCACGCCCTGCCGCCTGGCTACTCTGTGTGCACAGCTCTCTGCCCGCTCAGACAGCCCTGCTCTGTGTCGTCACCTGGTGCCAGACGCAAGCGCTCCTGATGTCCAGAGCCTGTGGCCAAGGCCATTGTTCTGCTAG